One genomic segment of Gasterosteus aculeatus chromosome 6, fGasAcu3.hap1.1, whole genome shotgun sequence includes these proteins:
- the tacc2 gene encoding uncharacterized protein tacc2 isoform X15 — protein sequence MQFCRRVLCKPCSARVTSPEEDMEYKMGSCIGISRRQVEAPAESLTRRDDRALLTDASTGRQGLLAEPALPDIAVIAGVEESACEPGDELEFPHDLLPSLDFSSEFHIWESSLGRAQSSSGERKCEQGNPLLAGLQPHMDSRPQGVIDARPHDSDPLLPDAQPPPQPAAAPCQVSKSVTPPLSLLVDRELQEAFQQCEEQMASLGMFNPIEPPSTTSETVKVERKTGDGLVNKSYESSPPPPIVIQQGHSNGVHGNKSTHGDSEAANPRTDTVVFSFRNYILGTESSPTAAKKESEIEAKHSLDKCPELKTDKEIKMVEQKETPTQTQLETTKDLFKEEDNYIALSDREERVNSYAAVGEHCTLDCNSVIKEEGTEATTETVDTKKDNCGNESSNCVCVFEKGETDDSVNETSEGSKDAFAETTTGANNYRDQDQEANTDKWMNSCDKHAGLDKKAKKKEKKKQRKKKKVEEKHIETENKAKTQPENDLKDTSLKNAGNHKGSTADIKPGTRADGQNVICGEQPDNGCDSKRQLSPGGSPSPPLSSPHSRLDHLTDSICSPVSNRAFSHNHITDAPCGVNHSSILQRKQHVTECVIDNHNTPGTYVQNAVINASVHPEKRSCPQTREAKVTSDAAILSHENRSPLSNTQTCVGASGVDAALEEASVVVAALPLATPTMPEVIESKREGESERRDSGERAATVAIAERERAVGDKDLGGVEKCSGSADGEKEGLLDSLSPLALICSRGEEGEAASKESRSVKMPHSSTEAEMNGARGTSARSPDAEMPADKGDGAKEAPLLAACSDTPPYGLLTGPDCLDHSAARSGGAGEGGGGGGGGGGEDVGKKARLTKVHSLFSQPEGSASGVSSAGTESPPPTNVAESQLRSQSWSEPIATISGTICTEQDRHEEAILPLLIELRSGDTNGGVRADLGNNLIAEDAPSCEKSSITETERNDGQVVPPLLPPQHLHTSQQILAERALGVLVGQSSRGTSRGNNRVHFADSVKQEGGSSVVVGRMAVSTMDCASLPPLTVHESLRYPVVEASYTFPDFLGVEKSEIATNAAHAADELATRSSADFPKPQKDVRLDEGGKDTGEKIKEDPVGNENLKTNSVDLKSVDMTCSKQRPSATERSQTGDLSQRVERATADADHSIDEEVSAKVTKHSKGDTEKEALNPGLSTEKKINKLHAEFQKSPVICDEGNQHPPSSCSLDPADDVTRQPLSDVSADLPGEQLSTDLVTCSDTETVTMICTASPQTKPRDPNDQPPTHLDQTPPHGRVTTDAMEIESHSCDLTMEESATSEEVTVCDPSIPVIEQCSSNSSLVLQPPGPMLSHLEFITDSDVSLPEHTIICGSDGDATKVEGGADGNKSREMTRTSSAPDLQHGDIGVKEDETCLKPEDGNYTMESVAELDNSAFNNRNIPFTLLGNVFPPQPPSAGNVLAKGLSGNVISQSHTEPGPTCFKPSICVASITDDLFNISCQRSSDLPTKEACDDIKQKDMNKTPGGQTSVVFAEKKEKVEEATMDNQKEAADSGKLQTGKTVKTQQQCYGPDEEAVDTIEVLQVPHEHEVKNTESTGTNINEGETKIAFASQSQTSSLPALKPAGSPREGLGSKVESGIEPHTVHVLSLCQTPTATPERCSHGATAPDVSAALGQSRSTPEPNCFAQQQEQPQWPLGSRHPAEELSGDCLERGEGTNRQGRPIPALVLGGTGVVEGGDSSVWSVDEWTRDGSSGDGEEGAKSTAALDGVYVPSHLAGDVDESGRAAERNASAGIVRVTASSHAEEIRQGVNENKCPALAVAGSDTDTGFASELVCKGQQKGNLSTDRQDQHGEQETSKNTAVSVESASKEPEASLVQTTVLSKFSTDSQGIHPVVFPCENQAGEIHTSMFSTLVVQAGSVEKDFRDANAKSNSGVTEEREIQDTACEPLELQNAAETTATQSSPAVQTPIKGPDVEETTKEDKAALGKEKASRQGEGQIEIEAMTKQEVTDQTGSAKDSSSFGVSKESGNDTSEYEGMSDGKTVEEVSVNPEAGDLPAGKPETNRIQALKEAAKLSQCEQETSRPLPSLESPQLEFLTPTEEPAAPWRQEEIHPPDRAADNTTETPALNILKKPVDLPKPLKKTAELLEPTRSTKAVFLEEAVKVELPKAPQQTVELPEPTQGTRVEVPEEDRVELPKAPQQTVELPEPTQGTTRVEVPEEEERVELLTAAQQIVELPEGTQGTRVEVPEEEEKVELPKAPQQTVELPEPTQGTRVEVPEEKRVELLTAAQQIVELPEPRREPQTSSEKEEQPPELLESTKSPEEIPEPTNNEIEIPEPNKASTEPPEPEKRLSRELPEEPRETPVESQPGETFKVPAVQDPAEERQDSGSSLAEQAGRGDRVPASPPPPAPEHHLSPAVPPHLQDTTEFPTPPPTPPERHTPEAPPTPPASPCIPPAPLPAPASPPLNPASQCEDRCPAAAPCPAPLSNTFRVKRSPKKSPLSDPSQDPTPTDETPSLRPKDDHATDEEKLASSTGHKWAALHDMEADLNSDQQDFPQPSDLTSFVNENSLPPQTPVQDYEIEYMEKLGSASPPLSVKKPSLYLKLDSVSDSLTKNTCAHGSEPSSPCTGSFEEMEAQITADMKTPVLSTRSGPQGSAGDKGRKREGESLSRTQSAERDEQSPYQGPVEAPAPVLAMPLLDRLSECDDFLQYLEPDLAETNPTAFAGKLQHRDACSPVESGVSKNSLYTRTTTSYIEGESTNLPRELDHSLGIARDEIVTKEKEVLEWQRKYEDSRQEVVEMRRIVAEYEKTIAQMIEDDQKEKSLSHHTIQQLIMEKDQALADLNSVEKSLADLFRRYEKMKDVLEGFRKNEEVLKRCAQEYLSRVRKEEQRYQALKIHAEEKLDKANADIAHVRVKSKQEQACHQASLRKEQMKVESLERTLEQKNKEIEELTKICDELIAKMGRS from the exons GTCGAAGCTCCTGCTGAGAGTTTGACCCGGAGGGACGACCGAGCGCTTCTGACCGACGCCTCGACCGGCCGGCAGGGTCTGCTGGCCGAACCAGCGCTGCCAGACATCGCGGTCATCGCCGGAGTGGAGGAGAGCGCATGTGAGCCCGGAGACGAGCTCGAGTTTCCGCACGACCTGCTGCCCAGTCTCGACTTCAGCAGTGAGTTCCACATCTGGGAGTCCTCGTTGGG CAGAGCTCAGAGCAGCTCAGGCGAGAGGAAATGTGAGCAGGGGAACCCCCTGCTGGCAGGCCTGCAGCCACACATGGACAGCCGACCACAGGGGGTGATCGATGCGAG GCCTCACGACAGCGACCCACTTCTGCCAGATGCTCAGCCGCCACCTCAGCCGGCTGCCGCGCCTTGCCAGGTTTCCAAAAGCGTGACCCCTCCCTTATCGCTGCTCGTAGACCGGGAGCTCCAAGAGGCCTTCCAGCAATGTGAAGAACAAATGGCCTCACTTGGCATGTTTAATCCCATAGAGCCCCCAAGCACCACGTCTGAGACGGTTAAAGTAGAGAGGAAAACTGGAGACGGGTTGGTTAATAAATCCTATGAGTCATCGCCACCTCCTCCTATCGTTATCCAGCAGGGACATAGCAACGGGGTCCATGGAAACAAGAGCACACACGGAGACAGTGAGGCAGCAAACCCTCGGACGGATACAGTTGTGTTTAGTTTCAGGAATTACATATTGGGCACAGAGAGTAGTCCTACGGCCGCAAAGAAAGAGAGTGAAATAGAAGCAAAACACAGCCTGGATAAATGTCCAGAGCTTAAGACGGACAAAGAAATAAAGATGGTGGAGCAGAAGGAAACACCCACGCAGACACAATTAGAAACAACTAAAGATTTATTTAAAGAAGAAGACAATTATATTGCTCTCTCTGACAGAGAGGAGCGTGTCAACTCTTATGCAGCCGTTGGGGAACATTGCACTCTAGATTGTAATTCAGTGATTAAGGAAGAAGGTACGGAGGCAACCACAGAGACTGTAGATACAAAGAAAGATAATTGCGGCAATGAGTCCAGTAATtgcgtttgtgtttttgaaaaaggAGAGACTGATGATTCAGTTAATGAAACATCAGAGGGCAGTAAAGATGCATTCGCAGAGACAACAACGGGAGCAAACAATTACAGGGATCAGGATCAGGAGGCAAACACAGACAAATGGATGAATTCGTGTGACAAACATGCGGGGCTGGAcaaaaaggcaaagaagaaagaaaaaaagaaacaaaggaaaaagaaaaaagtggaaGAGAAGCACATAGAGactgaaaacaaagcaaaaactcagcctgaaaatgatttaaaggaCACATCTCTCAAGAATGCAGGAAATCACAAAGGTTCAACGGCAGATATCAAACCCGGGACACGGGCAGATGGTCAGAATGTGATTTGTGGGGAGCAGCCTGATAATGGGTGTGACTCCAAGCGACAGCTGAGTCCCGGGGGAAGCCCCAGCCCCCCACTATCATCCCCCCACAGCAGGCTGGATCATCTTACTGACTCGATCTGTTCACCTGTGTCCAACCGAGCTTTTTCACATAACCACATAACGGACGCCCCATGTGGCGTTAATCACAGCTCAATCCTGCAGCGGAAGCAACATGTAACCGAATGTGTCATTGACAACCACAATACACCAGGGACGTATGTCCAAAATGCAGTTATCAATGCATCTGTTCATCCTGAAAAGAGATCGTGTCCACAAACCAGGGAGGCTAAAGTTACCTCCGACGCAGCGATACTCTCACATGAGAATCGCAGCCCACTCTCAAACACCCAAACTTGTGTGGGAGCGAGCGGCGTGGACGCTGCCCTTGAAGAGGCTTCAGTAGTGGTTGCTGCGTTGCCACTGGCAACACCCACGATGCCAGAAGTGATAGAAAGCAAGCGAGAGGGAGAAAGCGAGAGGCGTGATTCAGGCGAGAGAGCGGCTACTGTAGCAATcgcggagagggagagagcggtaGGAGACAAAGATCTGGGAGGAGTAGAGAAGTGCTCTGGCTCCGCCgacggagagaaagaaggacTCCTGGACAGCCTTTCTCCGCTCGCGTTAATCTGTTCACGGGGCGAAGAGGGCGAGGCTGCATCTAAGGAGAGCCGCAGCGTCAAAATGCCACACAGCTCGACAGAGGCTGAAATGAACGGAGCGAGAGGGACGAGCGCTCGCAGTCCAGACGCGGAGATGCCAGCAGATAAGGGAGACGGAGCAAAGGAGGCTCCCCTGTTAGCAGCCTGTAGCGATACTCCTCCCTACGGGCTACTCACTGGTCCTGATTGTCTGGATCACAGTGCTGCGCGATCGGGGGgagcaggggagggaggaggaggaggaggaggaggaggaggagaggatgtggGAAAGAAAGCCAGGCTGACCAAAGTGCACAGTTTATTCAGCCAGCCAGAAGGCTCTGCTAGCGGGGTGTCATCAGCTGGGACCGAGTCGCCTCCGCCCACCAATGTTGCAGAGTCACAGCTGAGGTCACAAAGCTGGAGTGAGCCGATTGCTACCATATCTGGGACCATCTGCACTGAACAGGATCGTCATGAAGAAGCAATCTTACCTCTCCTCATCGAACTGAGGTCCGGCGATACTAACGGAGGGGTAAGGGCTGATCTCGGAAATAATTTGATTGCAGAGGATGCCCCGTCTTGTGAGAAGTCATCcatcacagagacagagagaaacgaCGGCCAAGTCGTCCCGCCTTTACTCCCACCTCAGCACCTGCATACTTCTCAACAAATCCTAGCCGAGCGAGCACTGGGTGTGCTCGTAGGGCAGAGCAGTAGAGGCACCAGTAGAGGCAACAACAGGGTTCACTTCGCAGACTCAGTGAAACAAGAAGGCGGTTCCTCTGTGGTTGTAGGGCGCATGGCGGTGTCGACTATGGACTGCGCCTCTTTGCCTCCGCTGACCGTACATGAGAGCTTGCGCTATCCCGTCGTCGAGGCCAGCTACACCTTCCCGGACTTCCTTGGGGTGGAGAAGTCAGAAATCGCCACAAATGCAGCGCACGCCGCGGATGAACTAGCAACACGGAGCTCGGCCGACTTTCCAAAGCCACAGAAAGATGTCCGTCTGGATGAAGGAGGTAAAGATACCGGGGAGAAGATTAAAGAGGATCCAGTAGGTAACGAAAACTTGAAGACAAACTCTGTGGATTTAAAATCAGTGGACATGACCTGCTCAAAACAGCGTCCAAGTGCTACCGAGAGGAGTCAGACTGGGGACCTTTCACAAAGAGTAGAAAGAGCCACCGCTGATGCTGATCATTCAATAGATGAAGAGGTGTCAGCAAAGGTGACCAAGCACTCAAAGGGGGACACAGAGAAGGAAGCCTTAAATCCGGGTTTGTCGACTgagaaaaagataaataagTTACATGCTGAGTTTCAGAAATCACCTGTAATCTGCGATGAAGGTAACCAACACCCTCCATCTTCATGTTCTTTGGATCCAGCTGACGATGTTACCCGCCAGCCTTTAAGCGATGTCTCTGCTGACCTACCTGGTGAGCAGCTCTCTACTGACCTTGTGACCTGTTCAGATACTGAAACTGTGACCATGATCTGCACAGCCTCTCCCCAAACAAAGCCTAGGGACCCAAACGATCAGCCTCCCACCCATTTGGATCAAACACCTCCTCATGGACGGGTTACCACAGATGCCATGGAGATCGAAAGTCACTCTTGTGATCTGACGATGGAGGAATCAGCGACTTCAGAGGAAGTGACAGTCTGTGATCCGTCAATTCCTGTTATAGAGCAATGTTCCAGTAACTCTTCTTTAGTGCTGCAGCCTCCTGGCCCAATGTTGAGTCACTTGGAGTTCATCACTGACAGTGATGTCTCACTTCCTGAGCACACGATAATCTGCGGCAGTGATGGTGACGCCACCAAAGTCGAGGGAGGAGCTGATGGCAACAAGAGCAGGGAGATGACACGCACGTCTTCGGCACCGGATCTGCAGCACGGCGATATCGGCGTTAAAGAAGATGAGACGTGTTTAAAACCGGAGGACGGAAATTATACTATGGAATCTGTCGCTGAACTTGACAATTCTGCATTCAACAATCGGAATATTCCATTTACActactgggaaatgtgtttcCTCCTCAGCCACCAAGTGCAGGCAATGTATTGGCAAAAGGTTTGTCTGGTAATGTAATTTCTCAATCTCACACTGAGCCAGGCCCTACTTGCTTCAAACCCAGTATTTGTGTAGCCTCCATTACGGATGATCTCTTTAACATCAGCTGCCAACGCAGTTCTGACCTGCCTACCAAAGAGGCTTGTGATGACATTAAACAAAAAGATATGAATAAGACACCGGGAGGTCAGACCTCTGTGGTGTTtgcagagaaaaaggaaaaagttgaAGAGGCGACAATGGATAATCAAAAGGAAGCAGCAGACAGCGGCAAGCTGCAGACAGGAAAGACCgtcaaaacacaacagcagtgtTACGGGCCAGATGAAGAGGCTGTAGATACAATTGAAGTCCTGCAGGTACCACATGAACATGAAGTCAAAAATACTGAATCAACAGGAACGAATATTAATGAAGGAGAAACAAAAATTGCCTTTGCATCTCAAAGCCAGACTTCTTCATTACCTGCCCTGAAACCTGCCGGGTCCCCTAGAGAAGGTCTAGGCTCTAAGGTAGAGTCTGGTATCGAACCTCACACCGTTCATGTCCTGAGTTTGTGCCAAACTCCGACAGCAACGCCGGAACGCTGCTCTCACGGGGCCACGGCACCAGACGTGAGTGCAGCTCTTGGCCAATCACGGTCCACGCCAGAGCCAAACTGTTTTGCTCAGCAACAGGAGCAGCCGCAGTGGCCTCTGGGATCCAGACATCCCGCGGAGGAATTATCAGGGGACTGTCTAGAGCGGGGAGAAGGGACTAACCGTCAGGGCAGGCCGATCCCAGCACTGGTTTTAGGGGGGACAGGGGTGGTAGAGGGAGGAGACAGCTCAGTTTGGAGTGTGGATGAGTGGACACGCGACGGCAGCAGTGGtgatggagaagaaggagcCAAATCTACAGCAGCTCTCGACGGGGTTTATGTGCCGTCTCACCTCGCCGGCGATGTTGATGAGAGTGGAAGGGCGGCTGAGAGAAATGCCTCGGCCGGCATAGTGAGAGTCACGGCCTCCTCTCATGCAGAAGAGATAAGACAGGGGGTGAACGAGAATAAATGCCCAGCGTTAGCGGTGGCTGGGTCAGATACAGACACTGGGTTTGCGAGTGAGCTGGTTTGTAAAGGTCAGCAAAAAGGCAATCTATCAACAGACCGTCAAGACCAACACGGAGAACAAGAGACCTCCAAGAACACTGCAGTATCTGTTGAGTCAGCATCAAAGGAACCCGAGGCATCGCTTGTACAAACAACTGTTTTATCAAAGTTCAGCACAGACAGTCAAGGCATTCATCCAGTGGTTTTTCCTTGTGAAAACCAGGCAGGAGAAATCCACACAAGCATGTTCAGTACTCTGGTTGTGCAAGCAGGATCCGTGGAAAAGGATTTCAGGGATGCAAATGCGAAAAGCAACAGTGGTGTAACGGAGGAGCGTGAAATTCAGGACACAGCGTGCGAGCCTCTCGAGCTACAAAACGCTGCTGAAACTACAGCCACACAAAGCAGCCCAGCAGTACAAACACCCATAAAAGGCCCCGATGTAGAGGAGACCACAAAGGAAGATAAAGCAGCCTTGGGCAAAGAGAAAGCTAGCAGGCAGGGTGAGGGACAAATTGAGATTGAGGCAATGACAAAGCAGGAGGTCACAGATCAAACTGGGAGTGCTAAAGACAGTAGCTCATTTGGTGTTTCTAAGGAATCAGGAAATGACACCTCCGAGTACGAAGGAATGTCCGATGGAAAAACTGTTGAAGAAGTGTCTGTGAACCCAGAGGCTGGCGACCTGCCAGCCGGGAAGCCAGAAACAAACCGGATTCAAGCATTAAAAGAGGCCGCAAAGCTTTCTCAGTGTGAACAAGAGACATCGAG ACCCCTCCCATCTCTGGAGTCTCCTCAATTAGAGTTTCTCACTCCGACTGAAGAACCAGCAGCCCCTTGGAGACAAGAGGAGATCCATCCACCAGATCGAGCAGCGGACAatacaacagagacaccagcTCTGAATATTTTGAAGAAGCCAGTGGATCTTCCTAAACCTTTAAAGAAGACCGCAGAGCTCCTAGAACCAACTCGGAGCACAAAGGCAGTGTTCCTAGAAGAAGCGGTGAAGGTAGAGCTCCCGAAAGCACCACAGCAGACAGTAGAGCTCCCAGAACCAACACAGGGCACCAGAGTAGAGGTCCCAGAGGAGGATAGAGTAGAGCTCCCGAAAGCACCACAGCAGACAGTAGAGCTCCCAGAACCAACCCAGGGCACCACCAGAGTAGAggtcccagaggaggaggagagagtagAGCTCCTGACAGCTGCCCAGCAGATAGTAGAGCTCCCAGAAGGAACACAGGGCACCAGGGTAGAggtcccagaggaggaggagaaagtagAGCTCCCGAAAGCACCACAGCAGACAGTAGAGCTCCCAGAACCAACACAGGGCACCAGAGTAGAGGTCCCAGAGGAGAAGAGAGTAGAGCTTCTGACAGCTGCCCAGCAGATAGTAGAGCTCCCAGAACCAAGAAGGGAGCCACAAACTTCctcagaaaaagaagaacagcCACCTGAGCTCCTTGAATCAACAAAAAGCCCGGAAGAGATACCAGAACCTACAAATAATGAAATAGAGATCCCGGAACCAAACAAGGCGTCAACAGAGCCCCCTGAACCAGAGAAGAGGCTGAGCAGGGAGCTGCCGGAGGAGCCCAGAGAAACACCTGTTGAGAGCCAACCTGGGGAGACATTTAAAGTTCCAGCAGTCCAGGACCCTGCTGAGGAGCGACAGGACAGCGG GTCCTCCCTCGCTGAGCAGGCAGGGAGAGGCGACCGAGTCCCGgcctctcccccaccccctgccCCCGAACACCACCTCTCGCCCGCCGTCCCACCTCACCTCCAAGACACCACAGAATTTCCCACGCCTCCTCCGACTCCCCCGGAGAGGCACACTCCTGAAGCTCCGCCAACCCCACCTGCATCTCCCTGcatccctcctgctcctctcccagcccccgcctcccctcctttAAACCCTGCCTCCCAGTGTGAGGACCgctgccctgctgctgcaccCTGCCCGGCTCCTTTGAG TAATACTTTCAGAGTGAAAAGGTCGCCAAAGAAATCCCCGTTGTCCGACCCGTCCCAG GATCCTACGCCCACAGATGAAACTCCCTCTCTGCGGCCAAAGGACGACCACGCCACGGACGAGGAGAAGCTGGCCTCCTCCACCGGTCACAAGTGGGCCGCCCTGCACGACATGGAAGCAGATTTGAACTCTGACCAGCAAGACTTCCCTCAGCCGTCCGACCTCACGTCCTTCGTCAATGAGAACAGTCTTCCTCCCCAGACTCCAG TGCAAGACTATGAGATTGAGTACATGGAGAAGCTTGGCTCTGCTTCGCCT CCGCTGTCCGTGAAGAAGCCGTCTTTGTACTTGAAGCTGGACTCCGTATCTGACAGCTTAACCAAGAATACGTGTGCGCATGGATCAGAGCCCAGTTCCCCCTGCACAGG GAGTTTTGAGGAGATGGAGGCCCAGATAACAGCGGATATGAAGACACCAGTGCTGAGCACCCGGTCCGGACCCCAGGGCTCCGCCGGGGACAAAGGCAGGAAGAGAGAGGGCGAGTCCCTCAGCCGAACGCAGAGCGCGGAGAGGGACGAGCAG TCCCCTTACCAGGGCCCCGTGGAGGCCCCTGCTCCAGTCCTGGCCATGCCCCTGTTAGACAGGCTGTCTGAGTGTGACGACTTCCTGCAGTACCTGGAGCCTGACCTGGCTGAGACCAACCCCACCGCATTCGCCGGAAAACTGCAG cacagagatgcGTGTTCTCCAGTGGAGAGTGGAGTGTCCAAGAACTCACTTTACACCAGGACCACCACCAGCTACATTGAAGGGGAGAGCACCAACCTGCCCAGAGAACTGGACCACTCGCTGGGAATCGCACGGGATGAG ATCGTAACAAAGGAGAAAGAAGTGCTGGAGTGGCAGAGGAAGTATGAAGACAGCCgacaggaggtggtggagatgaG GAGGATTGTTGCTGAATACGAGAAGACGATCGCACAGATGATTG